The window TCACGGATCACATACAATCACATCCTTCTCATTCTTTAATCCTGGGTCATTTATTTGCTGTGTGCCCTTGGGTTACCATTTAACCCCTCTAGACACTTTCCTCACTTACAAACATAAGGAGATAGGATGACTTCACTTCTGAGGTCCCTGCCAGCTAGAAAGTTTACACTTTGTTTAAGAGTTTCCCAGGTCAAAAAATTTGAGGGAAGGCAGATTACTGCAAGGGAACAAGGCTTGAATTTACAGTCAGACAGCCTGGGTTAGAATCCAGCCTCTCTTTGGCTTACTACCTGCTGTGAGCTTGGGCAAATGCCTTCTTTTCTCTGGGCTTTCCTTTGCTCATCCATAAGATGAATAGCTAGGTTTGATTCTGGAGCTGGAGAGTTCTTTAGGAGTTCTCCAAAGCTAGTGCTCTCAGGTCCCCTAGCTAAAAACTGGCTGAGCCAGGTCCAGAAATGATGTCCTCAAGTCTAATGCCAAATCCTGGATGCTTTGCGGCAGACTTTCTCCAGGGAATATTAAGGGCCCTTCTAGTTTTGTGGTCTATCTCATTGTGCCCCAAGATAGCTCTCCATCAGCAACTCAAGTTGGAGAAGTCATTAAGCCTTCAGGATGAAGTTTCCTCTTGATGGACTACCAAGGGAAATGGCAATCATGTCATTCGGACTCTTCCTGGAACTCTGCTGAAAAAGGCACCAGACTAGGGTAGAAATCAGTGTATATGATCTTATGAAGGTGATagacttaaaaaatagaaagagaaaaccatttttggacatggccaaagCAGAAGTTGTTTTGTTAGACCACagatatttgttacaagagttttttttaattgtttaaaaatgagatcggtgggaaagaaagcaaaatgtctattctaaaataaataaatgaaaaataaatgaataaatgaggaaACGAACAAATAGGAGTCTCATGATCTATTTTAGATGAAACACGTAAATTCATGTCTCGCACTAAATTTGCTCCAAATACACCACTTTtctgaaaatgtttattaaaatatataggaaaagtcttttttttctttcccagagtACTCTAACATAATATGCACCATGTTACAGGAATAGTATTTACAATGTCTTTTCAGGGAAAAGGAATAGCAGGTAATTTCGAATGAGATGCAGTAAATAAAAACACCCAGTTTCTGATGCTAGGGAACTCCACTGGCTCATCACTCAATCTGGAAGAGGAAATACAGTCCCAAAGACCATCCGCCTCCTATTTGGAGAGATTTgtattcaaattgtttttcacCATTAGGAATTGGGATTCTCTGTGTGACCTTTTCAGCTTTGCCCGACGATTTTGGAACCAaatctgaaacaaaagaaaaccaaaagaacgGTTGAGAATTTATGTTGATTTCTCCCTGAATTTCTGTTGTTCTCATGAAGATTATTATGTAAACACAAGACTGCACATATGTGCTCACGTCTTGTGGAATTGTAATATGTatgtccccacccccaccttcccCATGGCTGGTCAGCATCTTCTAGGGGTCTGATTGTTCTTAACACATCAACCAGCATCAATTATAAACTCTGGGAAATTACCTGGATTCGATCTTCCTCTAAATTCAATTTCCGAGCCAGGTCTTCTCTGATATCAATGCCAGGATAAGAGTTTACTCTAAAGACATTTTCCAATACTTCAATCTGAGGAATTAATTAACAATCAGTTATTgtcaatgttttttactttatttttctggctttttaaaaaatgactgatatggaaattgggttgcatgatttcacatgtataattgatattatattccTTTCATTCTCAGTGGTAAtgggaggatgggagggagaaagagaatttgaaactcaattaaaaaaaaacaaactaatatcaaaaacaaaaagtaataaaTGGGAGTTGGggtaaagaaagggggaaaacacaattataaaaacaATCAAGTATTATCATTCTTAATTTTTGCTAAAAGATTCTGTTggatgtattggtctacctgccatttaggggagaggatggggggaaggaggggggaaatgggaacaaaaggtttttcaagggtcaatgctgaaaaattacccatgcatatatcttgtaaataaaaagctataaaaaaagagaaacttaacacttcctagctgtgtgatcctagataaatcatttaaccccaatggccttactaaaaaattactaaaagaaaaaagatatgatGAGCTCAAGTATCttaggaaaacaaataaatttacataaaatagttaagagtaaaatgaataaaacaaaaaaaaagctatagtaaaaaaaaaagattcagttggCCAATGTacaaatgaatttcaaaaatacTTCATGAAAGtccctttttgtcttttaatagaGATAGGCACTGGATCCATGATTTTGTGGGGACAGGTAAGAagattccctttaccaatgcaagTCTGTATCTCATTAAACACTTGTCTAGACCAGGGCTCctaaaacttttcccactcataacctctttttacccaagaaatttttccatgaccccaggtatataggtaaataaaacaggtatacaaggCAAACATTGACTGCTAGCAAATCATGATTTTGTGAcctccacatttagttatgagactccatatgggTTGGAGagccacaatttaagaagttggggGTCTAGAAcgctggggttaagtgacttgcccaggtatcAAAGGTCCTTTGATTCCATTAAAAACcattaaacaattattaaaaaaaaacaaccattaaaattaaaaaacaaaacaagatgatGCTCCAATAGAGCTCATTAATGTCAGGGTACAACCCATCTTTATCGGGCCATCCTGTAAGGCTCTTGTCTGGAGGAAAGTGCATGTAATTGCACGGGCAAAGACCCCAAGCCTAAAATAATCAGGTCTCATCCCGGCAACAAAGCTAGCAGTCAACCCCGACTCTTACCTGGTTCCTGGTAAAAGCAGTTCTTGGCCTCCTGCCTCGGTACCAACTCAGCTCTCTCTTAAAAGACAGCCTTTCCGAGGCTGACCCGTATTTCTCATATTTCAGGATCCTTTCTTCTGGCATTGGATAATTCCCGGGGTGAGAGAGCAGGCTGCTGCTGGGCAACCTAGGGATGGACAGGCGCGGGTTCCCGTCTTCTCCTGAAAGCAGAAAGCCAGAAGGAAAGTTCTACTGGAAGTTCCTGAACGCAAAGCCTCTCCGATCGCCCAGACGGCCGCCTCCTCGGTCACCAAGACTCTCAGTCttcccctgtctctgtctttctctctcttacaaaagtaagggggggggggattcaAGGAAACGTTTTATTTTCCGAATTGATCGTTTTCCTGGCATTAAAGCCAGACATAATTGGACAATGGACACAGCTAATGGGAGAGGGGGCAGGATGGGGTGCGACGCTGAAGAGAGGCTCAGAGAGCATAGCCCTTTCCCTTTATTGCTTGGCAGCCAACACCACCCTGCTTTTTTCCCCTGGCCCCTGGCTGCCTATTTGGCAGTTAAGGAAATGAAGTGACCTGGTCAGTTTAAgaacttctctgtctctctttgtgtgtgttcTAATTTTATCTggttctctctgcctctgtttctctttctccctttttctctctttgtctttttccctgtttctgtctcacTATTTATGACTCTCGGtctttatgtgtctctctgtttctctgtgtgtctgtttctctctgtgtctctgtctctctatcactatctctctcctctgtctctggttctgtctctctgtctctgtttctctttgtccctttttctctctttttcctttttcctgtttctgtctcACTATGACTCTATCtttatgtgtatctctctgtttgtttctctctgtctctccgtcaCTATCTCTCTCCTCCGTCTCtggttctgtctctgtctctgtttctccttctccctttttctctctttgtcttttgcCCTGTTTCTGTCTCACTATTTATGACTCTCGGTCTttatgtgtctctgtttctctgcgtgtctgtttctctctgtgtctctgtctctctatcactatctctctcctctgtctctggttctgtctctctgtctctgtttctctttgtccctttttctctctttttcctttttcctgtttctgtctcACTATGACTCTATCtttatgtgtatctctctgtttgtttctctctgtctctgtctctccgtcaCTATCTCTCTCCTCCGTCTCtggttctgtctctgtctctgtttctctttctccctttttctctttgtcttttgcCCTGTTTCTGTCTCACTATTTATGACTCTCGGTCTttatgtgtctctgtttctctgcgtgtctgtttctctctgtgtctctgtctctctatcactatctctctcctctgtctctggttctgtctctctgtctctgtttctctttgtccctttttctctctttttcttttttcctgtttctgtctcACTATGactgtctttgtgtgtctctgtttgtttgtctctgtctctccgtcaCTATCTCTCTCCTCCGTCTCtggttctgtctctgtctctgtttctccttctccctttttctctctttgtcttttgcCCTGTTTGTCTCACTATTTatgactctctctgtctttatgtgtgtctctcagtctttgtctctgtctttctctctctgtctctgtctctctcctccatctctgtctctcttacacacacacacacacacacacacacgactctCGTATCTTGCCGCCCTCAAGTCCGTTTTTCCTGAGCAGTCACTGACCAATCACCACACATCGCCAACCCTGCAAAAGAACGGAGAGCGCGAGTGGGTATGAAGGCGACCTACCCAAGGGGCGGCAGGGATCTGTCCAGGGCCCGGCGGGAGGGATGGCGGGGCCGCTCTCCTTCTTCGGTTCCAGCCCCAAGATGCTCTCGATGGAAAAGGAGCGCGGGGAAGCCTTGCTGTCCGCCAGGCCGGGCCGCGTTCGGGCATTGGCCGTTGCGCACAGGGCCATGGCTGTGGCTGCGGTGGCCCCCCCACCACCTCCGGGCCGTTAAGTCCCAGTGCGCTCCGAAGGGCGCCCGGCCGCCCGCCCGCTGGCAGCCCGGCTTGCCCGAGCGCTTCAGCACCCCTCCGACGGACAGGGACTCTGGCCCGACTCCTTGCACGGGATCCTTTATAGCCCGCGACCCCGATCTGGGGGGAGccgagggaggaggagggggcgaGGGAGCTCACGTCACGGCTTCAATCTGGAGCCCGGGCTGGTCGGCGCAGCCTCCCCAGCGCCTCGGAGGCCGGGCGGCTAATTGTTTACTTGTTTGCAAGTAATTAGCGGCTAATGGGGCCCTCCGGGGGTcgccccttcccccacccccccctcgGCGGGTGGTCAGGGATCCCGCCGCCGCCTTATCTCGGCCGCGCAGCAGCCCCGAGGCTGCGGAACTTTGTCCCCGGCCCCCCGGGCGCGGCCCGCGCGGGGCCGCCTCCTTTCTGCCGGGGCACTAAGGTAGAAAATCGGCCTTTCCCCCCCTGAACTGAAGACTTCGAGCGAGGCCAGGTAGCCCAACCCGCGGCCGCACCGCCAGCTAAGCGGAGAGTGAAGCATCTCATTTAAGGggattttcttccagggaaatgggagaaaaagtAATAATCCCTTAATACTATTAGGGTAAGCCTGATGAGAATGCCAGGGGGGGTTGCATATGCATATGTCACGCCGAATGCGGTCAATAAACCCACCATGGCGGGGAGCCCAGGAGAGCCGCCCCGCCCCCGAGGGGGCCAAGTCATTAAGACGCAGCCCCATTGTCTTGGCGGGGCCCGGATTAAGCTCGCGGAACGCGGGGACCCAGGATCCGTAATCCTCTCCCCGGCTCGGCCGCTCCGTGGAGTTCGGACGGAGAAGACGAGCCCGGGCATCAGCCTCCCGGACCTCAGTGTCCTCCTCGGGAAAATGAGGGCTTGGTCCAGAAGGTCGCGGAGGCCCCTGGGACGCCCCGGCCTCCCGGGGAAACCTCGGAGAGCACGTGGCCCCCGCCCTCAGCCAACGCCGGCGGTTGTTCCGGTGACTGGCGGGAAAGAAGCTGAGACTTTGCTGGGCTTTCGTCTCCCTCCCGCTGACTTTAAATGCTGGGGACCGTAAATCCTTTGGTTCCACCCCTTCACTTgccagaaagggaaactgagggccCCCACGTGACACACGGCAAGGCCAGGGGTGGATTTGAACCTGAACCCTCCCTTGCATATTTAGAACTCATTCTACTGTGTTTTGGCTTTGTTACTCAACAAATataacttttctcctcctttttttccccctttatacgCCCTACTGAGTTTTCAGGCATTAGGGGTTCCCCTCCCCCAGGtgaatgtaaatatttgtaaaaagcaacTCCCTTTGTCTCCCTTCTTTCtgtccccctttcctctcctcatctctatgttctttctgtctctgtatgttcttcactttctccctccctccttctctctgtctctgtctctgtctgtctctgtctctgtctctctctctttctctctctgtctctctctctctctcattcccatCTCACCGATGTTGGACACTTTCTCTGTAGAAATTTTCGCCCGTGCTGTAGATTTGCGAGTCATCGCATGATCCCcccaaattcaaaattttagGGACGGTCGAATGAGACCTTAAAAGCAATCTACCCCAACTCCATTCGGTAGGAATACTGCTGTAAATGACTTAGAAGAACTGGAGAGGATTAGTGATTAAATGGATAATgggggatttttgtttgtttgtgtttctaTACCTGAGAGAGAACCAGAGAGACTCTTAGTCTTTGCAGTCACTTAGTTTGGACACTCAACTCCTTTTTCCTAAAGAGGAATTGTCACCTTTTCCATGTTTTGGCCACCTCTAGCTGCCCTTCCTCAGAATCGTACtgttaaatgcacaaaataaatccCATGGGAcgacaaaggaaaccaattcagTTGAAATACACttacaaaaaagtttttaaaaccaaaaagctCCTGGGCTCCAAATTCAAAACTACTGGCCTTCCTAGAAGGAAGGATAAAGGTGCAGATGCAGCCACCAAATCTGACATGTTGAAAAACCATTTCATCTTCTCTaatttctccccttcccatcTCCAGAAGGCATTTTTGCAATCCCTCCTCCTGGATCTCAGCTAAACTGTGGGTTTTCTGGTGAGGGACaaagaaacacttttaaaacaaacagaaacagaaacagaagaggaTGTGGGTCCATGAGCCAGATAGGAAAGCACACAGGAAGAATAATACACATTTATGGAACATAGAGGGTTTGTGTCTAGTCCACCTTGTGTTTATGAAAGAGACACGTCAATGGGTTGCAAGGGCTGCAAGAACACCATGTTTCCCTTAGTCTAGGAAGGCTTTGAGTAGGAGCTGGGTCTTCAGGAGGTTTTAGGAGAGGTGCAATGCcatggggagagggaggatgaCCAACGGCTACATGATGGGTTGCATGGAGTTTATAGTGGAGATTTATTACAATCCACAGCCTTGCCTAGAATGGTCCTTTTCTCCTGATATTCCAATAGGAAggaagatccttgagggcaggaagggcttcattttgtttttatcttctcaGTACCTAacacagtgtctgatacatagtagatgtctaattttaatttaataattctgGATAAGGACTAATCAAGCATCAATTAGGCCCCAGGGTGGAGGCATTTATATATACTCCAGGACTGGACAAGAAGGTTTCTTCACCTGCCTAGTTTCCGGTGTGGATACTTTGTCCCGATTTTTTACAGTAAAATCACAATTAGTCACtattaacatattattattattagttgtaACCATTACAGTATTTCCACAAAACTTCTTCTCCATGACTGTAACTTTTGAAGGCTAGTCTGGGAGAGCACAACCCCTGGCAACTGTTAAcaggcagatgaggaaactgaagcccagaaagattAATAAATACTAGGGATGGGATCTGAACCCAGGCTTCATCAAATAAACCCCTCTGAACCTGGAGGATGCTCAAAGGCTATATTAGAGGAGCCCCCACATTGGGAGGTCCTGCCAAATGGGGATGGTTTTGAGGGTGAGCCTAGAGACAGGCCACATTTTTTTTGGTCCAAGGACCAGTCCAACTAAGTTCAAAGAAACCCATTTCCAGGAGCCTGTCCACTAggtgaaaattttcttttactcaCAACTATTCCTGAGGAACATAGAGGTGTTCTGCAAGGGCTGAAATCATCTCTGGGGGTCGACTTCATCCTCCCTCATGTATCTTTTTGAACTAGTGAAATAGAAGTGGGGCTTTACTAAAATTATTCTGAGTCTGAGCTTTTATGATTCAGCAGCATCTTATTAAACAGTCGGTTCAACAGATTTTCATACTTATTAGGAAATTATGAAATACAATTTGCATGTAGAAAGAGATGACTATTCTTTCCCACCTGCATATTAAAAGATTAGTTTTGGTCCAATACTCACCTTTAGAGACTAGAGTTCCACTGGCTCTGGATGATAATAGCAACAATTGGCATTTATGTGGTTTTCtaatgtttgcaaagtgatttctctacattatctcatttgagcttcttAAATCCCAAAGGGGAAAGGGCTGTAGGAATTAGAAGCTCCATTTTACAGCCTTGGCTCAAGGGGGGCAAAAATGACCAGTTCAAGTTCACACAGCCAGTGGGTCCCAGAGGTGGGGTTCTAGctcttccctgcccccccccaaaaagtcACAAGAGTTTATCAGGGGTTACTTTACAATCACTAGTCATCAGAGTGAAGTGGAGGTTGGAACAAATATATCTATCCCTATAGGTTCATTCTAGTACATGATCTCATTTCCCCAATCAAGAGGCTGCAGAATTCTAGAGGCAGAGGGAAGTTTAGAGGtttctcttaatctctctccTACCCAGATGAGAATCCTCTTTAGAACAATCCTGAGTGATTTTGCAACCTCTCCTAGAAGACTCTAATGAAAGAGGGACTCATTACTTCACCCTTTGTGTTTAgaatggtgcctggcacatagtaggcacttaataaatgttattgattaCTTAATTGACTGATAAATAGCTTGCTCCACTACTGGACAAATTCATGGCCCCTAGAATGCATGTTGGACCCCCTTTTTCTAGACCAGGGATTCCCAGAATTTTTGTGTTGTGAACCCTTTTGACAGTCTGATGAACATGGAAcctttctcaaaaaaatttttaaattaataattgacATAAAGGCTAAATTTCACTTGGAGgttggtgaaaataaagatataatttttttccatctatgtTCATGGATCCCTTGAAATCTATTCATGAATTCTAGGGGAAGAACCTTGGTCTAAACTATAATGATCTTTCTGAACCTTGTCATTTAGTGAGTTAAGCCTTGTCTTAATTGGAGAGTTCATTAGCATGCTGCCCATGCCTTTATGTCAGTGATTGACAAAAATGTTAAACACAGGCCAAGCACGGGTCCCTAAAAAAGTCCATTGGAGTCATCTTTCCAAGACAACATTAAGCAATCATGATGACTCTTTGGATTCAAACACTTGCCCAGTTCTGATTtcactcaattttaattttttttcacttaatatttttccaattacatgtaaagatagctttccatattcacttttgaaaaattttgagttctatatgcccaaagagctatataaCTGTTAAAACACAtatcatattagtcatattggaAAAGAAGTGATTCCACTTAATTTTGTTGTACATCACATCTATATCTGGTCTTTCCCAAAGAGCATCAGGCCTTTGTTAACATATTGGACAGCAGTGAGAATTGAGAGAGCTCTTGCGAGGCTCAAATCTTAGGTTGGAATTAATAATCTGTCCTTTAAtgggaataaatataaatttgcttCAGAATCTGGAAACCCCAGCTGTTAAGGGGAAGAAGAactaaatttgttctgttttgtccCAAAAGACAAATCTTGGAGTAATGGCTAAAAgttgcaaagaaacaaatttaggctTCGATGTCAGGGAaaactccctaaaaattagaGTTTTCCAAAAGTAGAAGAGACATCCTCAGTAGAtaatgagtttctttttttttcataattataactttttattgacagagcccgtgcctgggtaatttttttatattatcccttgcactcacttctgttccgacttttcccctccctccctccaccccctcccccaggtagtaagcagtcctatacatattaaatatgtcacagtatatcctagatacaatctatgtgtgcagaaccaaacagttctcttgtggcacaggaagaattggattcagaaggtaaaaaataacccattaagaaaaacaaaaatgcaaacagtacgttcatttcccagtattctttctttgggtgtagctacttctgtccatccttgatcaattgaaactgagttagatcttctctttgttgaagaaatccacttccatcagaatacctcctcatacagtatcattgttgaggtatataatgatctcctggttctgctcatttcactcagcatcagttcctgtcagtctctccaatcctctctgcattcatcctgctggtcatttcttacagaacaataatatttcataacattcatataccacaatttacctaaccattcttcaattgatgggcatccattcatattccagtttctagccactacaaacagggcggccacaaacattttggcacatagaggtcctttttccttcttcagtatctctttggggtataagccccactttggttctgcacacatatattgtatttaggatccCCACTGCTGtttcaaagggtgtgcacagtttgataactttttgagcatagtaatGAGTTTCTTTTACTGGAGGTCTTCTAGCAGAACCGTGATGGCCCCTGTTAGCTATGTTGTAGAAGAGATACTTTTTCTGGCACAAGTCAGACCAGATGACTACTAATAAGTCTGTCTCtcaaaaattctatgattctattaaatGCATTGCTAAAATCTAGGCAAATAATATCTACCCCATTTTCCTAATCTATCATTGTACTTAGCTggtcaaagaagaaaacaaagttagCCTGACTTTCTGTCCAAGATGCAATCACATGGGTTCTTTGTTATTGGTATCTCCTTTTCTGCATGGTCATGTATCATCCCTTTAATAATGacttctagaattttgccaggaaccAAGCTAAAACTTAATAGTCTATGGTTTTGAGATCCCATTTGTTCaggttttctgttttattatttcg of the Sarcophilus harrisii chromosome 1, mSarHar1.11, whole genome shotgun sequence genome contains:
- the HESX1 gene encoding homeobox expressed in ES cells 1; translation: MALCATANARTRPGLADSKASPRSFSIESILGLEPKKESGPAIPPAGPWTDPCRPLGEDGNPRLSIPRLPSSSLLSHPGNYPMPEERILKYEKYGSASERLSFKRELSWYRGRRPRTAFTRNQIEVLENVFRVNSYPGIDIREDLARKLNLEEDRIQIWFQNRRAKLKRSHRESQFLMVKNNLNTNLSK